One window from the genome of Opisthocomus hoazin isolate bOpiHoa1 chromosome 11, bOpiHoa1.hap1, whole genome shotgun sequence encodes:
- the SHISA5 gene encoding protein shisa-5 isoform X3, with protein sequence MQVFSDPDDYISSDPSFGTLVAIGVTVCAVIVVTIILCLTCSCCCLYKACRRPRPVVATTTSTTVVHAPYPQQQGVPPNYPAAPYQGYQPVAIQPQPGMPVAPYPAQYPPPYPMQPSGPPAYHETVAVGAGAPYPVSQPPYNPAYMDPQKPTY encoded by the exons TTTTGGAACCCTTGTTGCGATTGGAGTTACTGTTTGTGCAGTGATTGTAGTTACTATTATTCTGTGCCTCACCTGTTCCTGTTGCTGTTTGTATAAAGCATGTCGAAGACCACGGC CTGTTGTGGCCACCACTACTTCCACTACAGTGGTTCATGCTCCCTATCCCCAACAACAGGGAGTGCCACCCAACTACCCAGCAGCCCCGTACCAAGGATATCAGCCGGTGGCTATCCAGCCACAACCGGGAATGCCGGTAGCGCCGTACCCTGCACAGTATCCTCCCCCTTACCCCATGCAGCCATCAGGACCCCCAGCTTATCATGAAACAGTGGCAG tTGGTGCTGGAGCACCTTATCCAGTCAGCCAACCACCTTACAACCCTGCTTATATGGATCCTCAGAAGCCCACCTATTGA
- the SHISA5 gene encoding protein shisa-5 isoform X4, translating into MGFGTLVAIGVTVCAVIVVTIILCLTCSCCCLYKACRRPRPVVATTTSTTVVHAPYPQQQGVPPNYPAAPYQGYQPVAIQPQPGMPVAPYPAQYPPPYPMQPSGPPAYHETVAVGAGAPYPVSQPPYNPAYMDPQKPTY; encoded by the exons TTTTGGAACCCTTGTTGCGATTGGAGTTACTGTTTGTGCAGTGATTGTAGTTACTATTATTCTGTGCCTCACCTGTTCCTGTTGCTGTTTGTATAAAGCATGTCGAAGACCACGGC CTGTTGTGGCCACCACTACTTCCACTACAGTGGTTCATGCTCCCTATCCCCAACAACAGGGAGTGCCACCCAACTACCCAGCAGCCCCGTACCAAGGATATCAGCCGGTGGCTATCCAGCCACAACCGGGAATGCCGGTAGCGCCGTACCCTGCACAGTATCCTCCCCCTTACCCCATGCAGCCATCAGGACCCCCAGCTTATCATGAAACAGTGGCAG tTGGTGCTGGAGCACCTTATCCAGTCAGCCAACCACCTTACAACCCTGCTTATATGGATCCTCAGAAGCCCACCTATTGA